A single region of the Saprospiraceae bacterium genome encodes:
- a CDS encoding Dabb family protein, whose protein sequence is MKKTLVLITTLSVLYFTTCRDAGDGAMAETLKTELVAAQAALAAAQSELETLKEADEVQLIHIVYFNIKPDLSEEELTAFKKEVNRLAAIDQVKFFKFGPFEDLGDQRALSNYKMVMEMGFNSKEDYMAYQEDPVHLEVKQHTMTYLAGPPATYDFRPQHSGGD, encoded by the coding sequence ATGAAAAAAACACTGGTTTTAATTACGACCTTATCCGTACTGTATTTTACCACTTGCCGTGATGCAGGTGATGGGGCGATGGCAGAGACTTTAAAAACAGAATTAGTGGCAGCTCAAGCAGCATTAGCGGCAGCCCAAAGCGAACTTGAAACGCTTAAGGAAGCTGATGAAGTTCAACTTATTCATATCGTTTACTTCAACATCAAACCTGATCTTTCTGAGGAAGAATTGACCGCTTTCAAGAAGGAAGTCAATCGTTTAGCAGCCATTGATCAGGTAAAGTTTTTCAAATTTGGCCCTTTCGAAGACCTTGGTGATCAAAGGGCCCTATCCAACTATAAGATGGTGATGGAGATGGGATTTAATAGCAAAGAAGACTATATGGCCTATCAAGAAGACCCTGTGCACCTGGAGGTCAAACAGCATACCATGACTTACTTAGCAGGGCCTCCGGCTACTTACGATTTTCGGCCTCAGCACTCAGGGGGTGACTAA
- a CDS encoding arylsulfatase — protein sequence MTRKINPLYLIFSLFCLLSLMSACGNPAHEANSKKEHSTLPNIIYILADDLGYGDLGCYGQQNFQTPNIDRLAAEGIRFTQHYAGSTVCAPSRSCLLTGLHTGHTPVRDNHEIQPEGQWPIPAETYMLPEMLKEMGYTTGVFGKWGLGYPGSEGDPNNQGVDQFFGYNCQRLAHHYYPYYLWNNQEKYMLPGNEGQQKGTYAPNTIHEKALSFIENNKDKPFFLFYASPIPHAELFALESYMEKYRGKYPPEKAYDGVDEGEKYRTGPYGTQSESHAAFVAMIDLLDQQVGEVVAKVKALGLAENTLIIFTSDNGPHLEGGADPDYFDSNGPLKGYKRDLYEGGIRVPLIASWPGKIKAGSSSDHISAFWDFMPTLADLTGQTIKGDIDGISYLPSLLGEHTQKEHDYLYWEFHSQGGRVALRQGDWKLVRYNVGKGEPRPFELYDLSKDIGETHDLAAEFPEKVAAMASLLSNARTDSEVFQFGGVGYNAER from the coding sequence ATGACCCGAAAAATTAATCCGCTTTACCTTATATTCTCCCTCTTCTGCCTTTTATCTTTAATGTCAGCATGTGGGAACCCTGCTCATGAAGCGAACAGCAAAAAAGAACATAGCACCTTGCCCAACATCATTTATATCTTAGCTGATGATTTAGGATATGGGGATTTGGGTTGTTATGGCCAGCAAAACTTCCAAACACCCAATATCGATCGATTAGCCGCCGAGGGCATTCGTTTCACACAACATTATGCGGGATCTACCGTTTGTGCACCTTCTCGTTCCTGCTTGCTGACGGGGCTTCACACGGGCCATACACCGGTTAGAGATAACCATGAAATCCAGCCTGAGGGCCAATGGCCCATTCCGGCTGAGACCTATATGCTACCTGAAATGCTCAAGGAAATGGGGTATACGACCGGCGTTTTTGGCAAATGGGGGCTTGGCTACCCCGGCTCCGAAGGAGACCCCAATAATCAAGGTGTGGACCAGTTTTTTGGCTATAATTGTCAACGCCTAGCACATCATTATTACCCTTACTACCTTTGGAACAACCAAGAGAAATATATGCTTCCTGGCAATGAGGGCCAACAAAAAGGAACATATGCCCCAAATACGATTCATGAAAAAGCCCTTTCTTTTATCGAAAACAACAAAGACAAACCTTTTTTCCTTTTTTATGCCTCGCCTATCCCTCATGCCGAGCTCTTCGCGCTTGAATCTTATATGGAGAAATACCGAGGAAAATACCCACCCGAAAAGGCATATGATGGCGTGGATGAGGGGGAGAAATACCGAACAGGCCCCTACGGTACCCAGTCCGAATCACATGCTGCTTTTGTTGCTATGATTGACCTCTTGGACCAACAAGTCGGTGAAGTCGTAGCTAAGGTGAAAGCATTAGGTTTGGCAGAAAACACCCTGATTATCTTCACCTCCGACAATGGCCCCCACCTGGAAGGCGGAGCTGATCCCGATTATTTCGATAGCAACGGCCCATTGAAAGGCTATAAGCGAGACCTTTATGAAGGGGGCATCCGGGTTCCCTTAATTGCCAGTTGGCCTGGCAAAATCAAAGCAGGAAGTTCTTCCGACCACATCTCAGCTTTCTGGGACTTTATGCCCACCCTGGCGGACCTGACAGGGCAAACGATTAAAGGTGATATAGATGGTATTTCTTACCTACCCAGCCTCTTGGGAGAACATACTCAAAAGGAACATGACTATTTGTATTGGGAATTTCATAGCCAGGGCGGCCGTGTCGCCCTCCGGCAAGGTGACTGGAAGCTGGTGCGATACAATGTGGGTAAAGGAGAACCGCGCCCCTTTGAGCTTTACGATTTGAGCAAAGACATTGGTGAAACGCATGACCTGGCAGCCGAATTTCCGGAGAAGGTGGCTGCTATGGCATCCTTGCTCTCCAATGCCCGGACGGACTCTGAGGTGTTCCAGTTTGGCGGCGTCGGGTACAATGCGGAGCGCTGA
- a CDS encoding 3-hydroxybutyryl-CoA dehydrogenase — translation MTNITVIGAGTMGNGIAHVFAMNGFQVALVDISQEALQKGLATIAKNLDRMLSKERITEQDKVMTLSNIKAFTRIEEGVKNTDLVVEAATENVDLKLKIFQEIDQFAPARAILASNTSSISLTRIAAATQRPEKVIGMHFMNPVPVMKLVEIIRGYSTTDEVTQVIMDLSEKLGKIPVEVKDYPGFVSNRILIPMINEAIYTLFEGVAGVTEIDTVMKLGMAHPMGPLQLADFIGLDVCLAICNVLYEGFGNPKYAPCPLLVNMVMAGKKGVKSGEGFYTYTQGTKELVVSKAFR, via the coding sequence ATGACAAATATCACGGTGATTGGAGCAGGAACAATGGGTAATGGTATCGCTCACGTCTTTGCGATGAATGGGTTTCAAGTAGCTTTAGTGGATATTTCTCAGGAGGCTCTACAAAAAGGATTAGCCACCATTGCAAAAAACCTGGATAGGATGCTTAGTAAAGAGCGTATTACGGAACAGGACAAGGTCATGACCTTAAGCAATATAAAAGCTTTCACCCGTATCGAGGAAGGTGTAAAAAATACAGATTTGGTCGTAGAAGCTGCCACTGAAAATGTTGATTTAAAACTGAAGATATTTCAAGAGATTGATCAATTCGCCCCGGCTAGGGCCATTTTAGCTTCCAACACCTCTTCTATCTCCCTCACCCGCATTGCTGCCGCCACCCAACGCCCTGAGAAGGTGATTGGTATGCATTTTATGAACCCGGTACCGGTGATGAAACTAGTGGAGATTATCCGAGGCTATTCCACTACAGATGAGGTCACCCAAGTGATTATGGACCTTTCTGAAAAATTGGGCAAGATTCCCGTTGAGGTCAAGGATTATCCGGGTTTTGTGTCTAATCGCATTCTCATTCCCATGATCAATGAAGCGATTTATACCCTATTTGAGGGCGTTGCTGGGGTAACCGAGATAGATACTGTGATGAAACTGGGAATGGCTCACCCGATGGGGCCCTTACAACTAGCTGATTTCATTGGCCTCGATGTATGTCTGGCGATTTGTAACGTATTGTATGAAGGATTTGGCAACCCCAAATACGCTCCTTGTCCTTTACTTGTGAATATGGTGATGGCTGGCAAAAAAGGGGTGAAATCAGGAGAAGGATTTTATACCTATACGCAGGGTACAAAAGAATTAGTCGTCTCCAAAGCCTTCAGGTAA
- a CDS encoding methylmalonyl-CoA mutase family protein, translating to MTAVAPYQAKHKIRILTAGSLFDGHDVAINIMRRIIQRSGAEVIHLGHNRPVHEIVNAAIQEDVQGIAITSYQGGHMEFFKYIYDLLREKGAGHIKIFGGGGGTILPTEIDALHAYGINRIYSPDDGRLMGLQGMINDLLQQCDYPLGVNLNGEWEKSATQDSVAIARLITAIENYPEQQEQQIKKLAAKVQDSKIPVLGITGTGGAGKSSLVDELILRYLNVFPKEKIGIISVDPSKRKTGGALLGDRIRMNAIAHEGVYMRSIATRQVNLALSKQVGEALNVLKYAQFDLIILETSGIGQSDSEIVDYADISVYVMTPEYGAASQLEKIDMLDFADIVVLNKFDKSGAEDALRDVKKQYQRNHDLWEQTVDEMPVYGTIASQFNDAGTNVLFKALVEKLFPGKLAQLAETLPLSSQKIAIIPPSRVRYLSEITAAIRQYDAETEAQSEIARKLFGIKVTKDCLTTAKPLVLDTLDQTAAELSEKLSKETQQLLETWEAKKAAYSADEYIYTVRDREIKVPTYTTSLSHNKIPRIALPSFKDWGEIVKWGRQENVPGEFPFTAGVFPFKRKGEDPTRMFAGEGAPERTNKRFHYLSKDTPAKRLSTAFDSVTLYGEDPDYRPDIYGKVGNSGVNICCLDDAKKLYSGFDLCDPKTSVSMTINGPAATICAFFMNAAIDQQCEKYLVEHQLEHLVEAKLKNLYDDRGYKRPVYEGPIPAGNNGLGLKLLGLTGDQVLEPSIYHTIKAKALQSVRGTVQADILKEDQAQNTCIFSTEFSLKLMGDVQAYFIEHKVQNFYSVSISGYHIAEAGANPISQLAFTLANGFTFVEYYLARGMHIDDFAPNLSFFFSNGIDPEYAVIGRVARRIWAKAMKYRYGANERSQKLKYHIQTSGRSLHAQEISFNDIRTTLQALYAIYDNCNSLHTNAYDEAITTPTEESVRRAVAIQMIINHELGLAKNENPLQGAFIIDELTTLVEEAVLAEFDRITDRGGVLGAMETMYQRGKIQEESLHYEMLKHTGEYPIIGVNTFLSSEGSPTITPKEVIRATKAEKEHQIQNLQNLHQANLAKSQASLAKLQQVALQNGNVFEQLLETGKYSSLGQITHALYTVGGQYRRNM from the coding sequence ATGACAGCAGTAGCTCCTTACCAAGCCAAGCACAAAATCAGAATCCTTACTGCCGGTTCATTATTTGATGGGCATGATGTGGCCATTAATATCATGCGGCGCATTATTCAACGCTCAGGTGCGGAGGTTATCCACCTGGGGCACAACCGGCCGGTGCATGAAATCGTAAATGCAGCGATTCAGGAGGATGTACAAGGTATTGCCATTACGTCTTACCAGGGAGGGCACATGGAGTTTTTCAAATATATTTATGACTTGCTGAGGGAAAAAGGGGCTGGACATATTAAAATCTTTGGCGGCGGCGGCGGCACTATCTTGCCAACCGAGATTGACGCACTACATGCTTATGGAATCAACCGCATTTATTCTCCTGATGATGGCCGCTTAATGGGCCTGCAAGGAATGATCAATGATCTTTTGCAGCAATGTGATTATCCATTAGGTGTGAACCTTAACGGGGAATGGGAAAAAAGTGCGACACAAGATTCTGTAGCCATCGCAAGATTAATTACTGCCATTGAAAATTACCCTGAACAGCAAGAACAACAGATTAAAAAACTAGCAGCTAAAGTACAGGATAGCAAGATACCTGTGTTGGGTATAACTGGCACTGGCGGTGCCGGAAAATCCAGCTTGGTAGATGAGTTAATTCTTCGTTATTTGAATGTATTCCCTAAAGAAAAAATAGGTATTATCTCCGTCGATCCTTCCAAACGAAAAACAGGCGGGGCACTGCTGGGCGATCGAATTCGGATGAATGCCATTGCACATGAAGGCGTGTACATGCGCTCCATCGCCACCCGACAGGTCAATCTGGCACTTTCCAAGCAGGTAGGAGAAGCGCTAAATGTCTTGAAATATGCCCAATTTGATTTGATCATTTTAGAGACATCGGGGATTGGGCAATCAGATTCGGAGATTGTAGATTATGCAGATATTTCTGTGTATGTGATGACACCCGAGTATGGCGCTGCATCGCAGTTGGAGAAAATCGATATGCTGGACTTTGCCGATATAGTGGTTCTGAATAAATTTGACAAAAGCGGCGCGGAGGATGCCCTCCGGGATGTAAAAAAGCAATACCAACGCAATCACGATTTGTGGGAACAAACAGTGGATGAAATGCCGGTCTATGGTACGATTGCGTCTCAATTTAATGATGCGGGCACTAATGTGTTGTTTAAAGCCTTGGTTGAGAAGCTCTTTCCCGGTAAGTTGGCTCAATTAGCTGAAACCTTGCCATTGAGTAGCCAAAAAATAGCTATCATTCCACCCAGTAGGGTTCGTTATTTATCAGAAATAACAGCGGCCATTCGTCAATATGATGCGGAGACCGAAGCGCAAAGCGAAATTGCGCGCAAGTTATTCGGAATCAAGGTGACGAAGGATTGCCTGACAACAGCTAAGCCCCTTGTCTTAGATACATTAGACCAAACTGCAGCGGAATTATCGGAAAAACTAAGTAAAGAAACGCAACAGCTTTTAGAGACATGGGAAGCTAAAAAAGCGGCGTATAGTGCAGACGAATATATTTATACCGTACGGGACAGGGAAATAAAAGTCCCTACCTATACGACGTCCCTTTCTCACAACAAAATACCCCGAATTGCCCTACCTAGCTTTAAGGATTGGGGTGAAATCGTAAAGTGGGGTAGGCAGGAAAACGTGCCAGGTGAATTTCCTTTTACGGCAGGGGTATTTCCCTTCAAACGCAAGGGCGAAGACCCTACCCGTATGTTTGCTGGCGAAGGCGCCCCAGAGCGTACCAATAAGCGCTTTCATTATTTATCAAAAGATACACCCGCCAAACGCTTGTCTACGGCCTTCGATTCGGTAACGCTCTATGGCGAAGATCCTGACTATCGCCCCGATATTTATGGAAAGGTAGGTAACTCTGGCGTGAATATTTGTTGTCTGGATGATGCCAAAAAGCTTTATTCCGGCTTCGACCTTTGCGACCCGAAGACCTCTGTTTCGATGACCATCAATGGTCCAGCTGCAACCATTTGTGCTTTTTTTATGAATGCGGCCATTGACCAACAATGTGAAAAATACCTCGTTGAACACCAATTGGAACACCTCGTCGAAGCTAAGCTCAAAAACTTATACGATGACCGTGGCTATAAACGACCTGTTTATGAGGGGCCCATACCAGCGGGGAATAATGGACTGGGTTTGAAACTGCTTGGGTTGACTGGCGATCAGGTTTTGGAGCCATCCATTTACCATACGATAAAAGCAAAAGCCCTGCAATCAGTACGAGGAACGGTTCAGGCTGATATTTTAAAAGAAGACCAGGCACAGAATACCTGCATCTTTTCTACAGAATTCTCCTTGAAGCTCATGGGAGACGTACAAGCTTATTTCATTGAGCATAAAGTCCAGAATTTTTACTCCGTGTCTATTTCAGGTTATCATATTGCCGAGGCAGGGGCCAACCCTATTTCTCAATTGGCCTTCACGCTAGCCAATGGATTTACATTTGTGGAGTATTACCTGGCGAGGGGTATGCATATCGATGACTTTGCACCCAATTTATCATTTTTTTTCTCCAATGGTATTGATCCGGAGTATGCTGTTATTGGGCGTGTTGCCCGTCGTATCTGGGCCAAAGCGATGAAATACAGGTATGGTGCCAATGAGCGCTCTCAAAAGCTCAAGTACCATATTCAAACTTCTGGTCGTTCCTTGCACGCCCAAGAGATTTCTTTTAATGACATTCGAACAACCTTGCAGGCGCTTTACGCCATTTATGATAATTGCAATTCCCTCCATACCAATGCCTATGATGAAGCCATTACGACCCCAACAGAAGAAAGTGTGCGTCGGGCGGTAGCTATTCAGATGATTATCAACCATGAGTTGGGATTGGCCAAGAATGAAAATCCATTACAGGGTGCATTTATTATTGATGAATTGACGACGTTGGTAGAAGAAGCCGTCTTGGCTGAATTTGACCGCATCACCGATAGAGGAGGCGTACTTGGCGCGATGGAAACGATGTATCAGAGAGGTAAAATCCAAGAAGAAAGCCTTCACTATGAGATGCTCAAGCACACCGGAGAATATCCGATTATTGGGGTAAATACCTTTCTTTCTAGCGAAGGTTCCCCGACTATTACACCGAAGGAAGTCATCCGCGCCACCAAGGCGGAAAAAGAGCACCAGATCCAAAACTTGCAGAATCTTCACCAAGCTAATCTGGCTAAATCACAAGCATCACTTGCCAAGCTTCAGCAAGTTGCTTTGCAAAACGGGAATGTTTTTGAGCAACTTTTAGAAACAGGGAAATATAGTTCTCTGGGGCAGATCACGCATGCGCTTTATACGGTAGGCGGGCAGTATCGACGGAATATGTAA
- a CDS encoding PQQ-dependent sugar dehydrogenase, whose translation MTKNMMGSVVGILCLLQCTSTETPKQLVKEGVIIKSEAADFQLDTITAALFVPFGMDWLPDGRLLVTQRPEGKLNILDTETGALTDVCNLPPVHQQKHVGMMDVLVHPDYIENGWIYLAYTIGRQDSMTTTAVDRVRLKEHCLEDRESIFLAQPYFKTSDHYGCRLLIRDHYLFITIGDRLTRDSAQSLQTHNGKVIRLHDDGRIPADNPFRSTPNALPEIWSYGHRNQQGMAFHPRTGELWLHEHGPKGGDEVNIVRPGRNYGWPIITYGEEYEGGPVGAGITQKAGMEQPIYYYVPSIAPSGMSFYLGDAFPGWRGDLFIGAMAGRHLNRLVLEGNEVVKEERLLTDYPWRIRCVKQGPDGFLYLGVDVGMIIRLRPKVGALGVRL comes from the coding sequence ATGACAAAAAATATGATGGGTAGCGTGGTAGGAATATTATGCTTGCTACAATGTACCTCAACTGAAACGCCTAAGCAACTCGTTAAGGAAGGAGTTATTATCAAAAGTGAAGCAGCCGATTTCCAACTGGATACCATCACCGCTGCCTTATTTGTTCCATTTGGTATGGACTGGCTCCCAGATGGCCGCTTGTTGGTGACCCAACGGCCTGAAGGTAAATTAAACATTCTCGACACGGAAACCGGGGCATTAACGGACGTTTGTAATCTTCCACCAGTTCACCAGCAAAAACATGTAGGCATGATGGATGTCTTGGTACACCCTGATTATATCGAAAATGGTTGGATTTATTTAGCCTATACCATTGGCCGACAAGACAGTATGACGACAACCGCTGTTGATAGGGTACGGCTTAAGGAGCATTGCCTGGAAGATCGGGAAAGTATTTTCCTGGCTCAACCCTATTTCAAAACGAGCGATCATTATGGTTGTCGACTACTCATTCGGGATCATTATTTATTCATTACCATTGGTGATCGCTTGACCAGGGATTCAGCCCAGTCCTTACAAACCCACAATGGGAAAGTTATTCGACTTCATGATGATGGCCGCATTCCAGCAGATAATCCATTCCGCTCAACCCCTAATGCGCTGCCAGAAATATGGAGTTACGGGCACCGCAACCAACAAGGCATGGCTTTTCATCCTCGCACGGGGGAATTGTGGCTACATGAACATGGCCCTAAGGGAGGAGACGAGGTAAACATTGTTCGTCCAGGCAGGAACTATGGCTGGCCGATTATCACTTATGGAGAAGAATATGAGGGCGGGCCAGTTGGGGCTGGGATTACCCAAAAAGCAGGAATGGAGCAACCTATCTATTATTATGTCCCCTCCATTGCGCCTAGCGGAATGTCGTTTTACCTGGGTGATGCCTTTCCTGGGTGGCGAGGTGATCTTTTTATTGGCGCCATGGCTGGGCGGCATCTCAATCGACTAGTGCTCGAAGGTAATGAAGTAGTCAAAGAGGAACGTTTATTAACGGATTACCCATGGCGAATTCGTTGCGTAAAGCAAGGCCCCGATGGTTTTCTGTATCTAGGGGTAGATGTTGGGATGATTATTCGGCTACGGCCAAAGGTAGGGGCTTTAGGGGTTAGGCTATAG